The segment ACGCGCAGGCGCTGCGCAACCCCGGAGCGGGCCGCCCGTCGCGGGAGGCGTGAGCCGCCCCCGTACCCACCGCGATGATCGTGTTCCGGCCGCCGCCGGGGCGGTGTGCCGTCGGCGAACCGTAGAATTCAGGTCCGCACACCCACCAGGAACCGCAGTCATGAGTGTCGTACCCAGACCGGCCCCGGCGCCGGACGAGACCGCCTTCCGGCCGCCCGAGGGCCGGCGCCACATGATCATCCGGCGTGCCCTGACGCTGGCGGTCATCCTGCTGCTGATCGGGGTCCCGGCGGGATATCTCGTGGTCTCCGCGGAGCAGAGCCGGGCCAGCGGCCGCGACAAGGCGGCGGAGTCCTCGTCGACGGGGCTGCGGGACGCCTGGCCGTCCCAGATGAAACGGCGGATCTTCGAGGTGCCGATCCCGCGCGGCTCCGAGAAGGTGTCCTACTACGAGACCAGCAACTGGCGGACCAGCCGGCTGTTCGTGCAGTTCTCCACGACCCCCACCGGTCTGGACGAGTTCCTCGACGCCATCGGCGCCGACCGGGCCGCCCTCCAGCCCGGGGTTCCGGCGATCAGCGCCAAGGACGCCGCGACCGTCGGCTGGAACTTCATCCCGGGGGAGCGGGCCTGGACCGGTCTGGTGCACCCGCGGGCCGAGCCCCGCCCCAGCCAGCACATCGTCATCGACGAGACGCTGCCGCTGGCCCCCCGGGTGTACGTGGTGTCCGCGACCACGCCGTGATGCCCCCGGAGCGCGTCGTCCACCGCCGGGCGGACCACCCGCCGGGGTGAGAGGAGGGGGCCCGCCCACCCCGCGGCCGTCCGGTCACTACGGTGGACCGGGTGAGTGAGACGCAGACGCCCGAACAGAGCCCTGAGCCCAGCCCCGAGGAGAGCCCAGGACAGAGCCCTGAGGCCGGCCCCGGACAGAGCCCCGAACAGAGTCCGGAGCCGGGCCCCGAGCAGCACCCCGAGCAGGGTCCGGAGCCGGGCCCCGGGCAGAGTCCCGAGCAGGCCGTGCCCGCCCTTCTCCAGTACCGGATCGACGGACCCGACGACGCGCCCGTACTCGTCCTCGGCCCGTCCCTGGGAGCGACCTGGCACATGTGGGACCGGCAGGTCGCCGATCTGTCCCGGGAGTGGCGGGTGGTCCGCTACGACCTGCCGGGACACGGCGGAGCCCCCGCCGAGCCCGCGGAGTCGGTCGCCGAACTCGCCGACCGGCTGCTGGCCACCCTCGACGCCGTCGGCGTCCAGCGCTTCGGCTACGCGGGCTGCTCCATCGGCGGCGCCGTCGGCCTCGATCTGGCGCTGCGCCGGCCGGACCGGGTGGGTTCGCTGGCACTGGTCGCCGCGTCGCCCCGGTTCGGTACGGCGGACGAGTTCCGCGGACGCGGGGTGATCGTCCGGACCAACGGCCTGGAACCGGTCGCCCTGGCCGCGCCCGCCGCCTGGTTCACCGAGGTCTTCGCCGCCGCCCAGCCCGCGATCGTGGAGTGGGCCGTCCAGATGGTCCGTACCACCGACCCCGCCTGCTACATCGCCGCCTGCGAGGCGCTGGCGACCTTCGACGTCCGCACCGAACTGGGCCGGGTCGCCGTCCCGGCCCTGGTGCTCGTGGGCGCCGAGGACCAGGTGACCGGACCGGCCGAGGCCCGGACCCTGGTCGCCGGGATACCGGACGCCCGGCTCGCGCTGGTGCCGGGGGCGAGCCACCTCGCGCCGGTGGAGCAGCCCGCGGCCGTCACGGACCTGCTCGTACAGCACTTCTCCACCGCCCCGCAGGACACCCTCACGGCCATTCCCCTCCAGCCGCAGCCCGCCGCGCCGGTGTCCCCGGCCGCCCCGCCGGCCGTCCCGGCCGTGGCCGCGGTGCCCGCCGGGGCCGGGGCACCGGAGCCGGTGGGCCGCCCCGATCCGTACGAACCGGGCATGAAGACTCGCCGGGAGGTCCTCGGGGACGCCTATGTGGACGCGGCCACCGCCGGCGACGAGCACTTCACGGCCGAGTTCCAGGAGCTGGTCACCCGCTATGCCTGGGGCGAGGTCTGGAACCGGGAGGGCCTGGACCGGCGCACCCGCAGCGCCGTGACGATGACCGCCCTGGTGGCCGGCGGGCATCTGGAGGAGCTGGCGGTCCATGTCCGGGCGGCACTGCGCAATGGACTGACGCCCGGCGAGATCAAGGAGATCCTCATCCACACGGCCGTGTACTGCGGAGTGCCGGCCGCGAACGCCGCCTTCGGCGTCGCCCGTGCCGTTGTACGGGAGGAGACCACTCCGCGCTCGTAGCAGGATGGGCC is part of the Streptomyces qinzhouensis genome and harbors:
- a CDS encoding alpha/beta fold hydrolase is translated as MPALLQYRIDGPDDAPVLVLGPSLGATWHMWDRQVADLSREWRVVRYDLPGHGGAPAEPAESVAELADRLLATLDAVGVQRFGYAGCSIGGAVGLDLALRRPDRVGSLALVAASPRFGTADEFRGRGVIVRTNGLEPVALAAPAAWFTEVFAAAQPAIVEWAVQMVRTTDPACYIAACEALATFDVRTELGRVAVPALVLVGAEDQVTGPAEARTLVAGIPDARLALVPGASHLAPVEQPAAVTDLLVQHFSTAPQDTLTAIPLQPQPAAPVSPAAPPAVPAVAAVPAGAGAPEPVGRPDPYEPGMKTRREVLGDAYVDAATAGDEHFTAEFQELVTRYAWGEVWNREGLDRRTRSAVTMTALVAGGHLEELAVHVRAALRNGLTPGEIKEILIHTAVYCGVPAANAAFGVARAVVREETTPRS